Proteins encoded within one genomic window of Methanosphaera cuniculi:
- a CDS encoding DEAD/DEAH box helicase — translation MQLEPIHNNNTSMYLNKSIFTTLLMLYPDNFTFLNIQYRMNQEICDIASNLYYNGKLKTYDKIANKKISVDNSSIFVDDSPVVFIDTSGVSYNEARINRSCYNKFEAEVILSIIKNLIDNDIKCEDIGVISAYRCQKLYIKKLLEDNGINDVEVDTVYRFQGREKDVVILSFCKSNNGVLSRFESDFISNINQLNVSITRSHYKLIMIGDLDFLTHALNIKKLIYMLGSFNVIHLSDMF, via the coding sequence ATGCAACTTGAACCAATACATAATAATAACACATCAATGTATCTTAATAAGTCTATTTTTACAACACTTCTTATGTTATATCCTGATAATTTTACATTTCTTAATATTCAGTATCGTATGAATCAGGAAATTTGTGATATTGCAAGTAATTTGTATTATAATGGAAAGCTTAAAACATATGATAAAATTGCAAATAAAAAAATTAGTGTTGATAACTCTTCTATTTTTGTTGATGATTCACCCGTAGTTTTTATTGATACTAGTGGTGTTTCATATAATGAGGCGAGAATTAATCGTAGTTGTTATAATAAATTTGAAGCTGAAGTTATTTTAAGTATAATTAAAAATCTTATAGATAATGATATAAAATGTGAAGATATTGGTGTTATTTCAGCTTATAGATGTCAGAAATTATATATTAAAAAGTTACTTGAAGATAATGGAATTAATGATGTTGAGGTTGATACTGTGTATCGTTTTCAGGGACGTGAGAAAGATGTTGTTATTTTGAGTTTTTGTAAGAGTAATAATGGTGTTTTATCACGTTTTGAGAGTGATTTTATTTCAAATATTAATCAATTAAATGTTTCAATTACTCGCAGTCATTATAAATTAATTATGATAGGTGATCTTGATTTTTTAACTCATGCTTTAAATATTAAAAAGCTTATTTATATGTTGGGTAGTTTTAATGTTATTCATTTATCAGATATGTTTTAA
- a CDS encoding ketopantoate reductase family protein: MNILIIGSGAIGIALGASMISEGADVSFYATENTAKMLREHGIERIGLFKNLSYKPSEFNVYTSYDEIPEDTFDYVFITTKTTVNENVSEKLDKYCDILHSNAKIIIFQNGFGNDEYYLRYFSKNQVFSARVITGFIRPQKNISEITVHTAPILIGSLQNVEISDDLKKIAQMINNSGIPASTTECVEQYLLAKLLYNCALNPLGALLGVCYGKLTENKYTVDIMNNIIDEIFNVIEKLGYKTLWDDASSYREEFYLKLVPDTYNHTSSMLQDFNRKQHTEIDSLTGKIIQLADIAGVDVKTNKVIYDLIKTRELSFEK, encoded by the coding sequence ATGAACATTTTAATAATAGGATCAGGAGCAATAGGAATAGCACTAGGAGCATCAATGATATCAGAAGGTGCAGATGTATCATTTTATGCAACAGAAAATACGGCTAAAATGCTACGTGAACATGGAATTGAAAGAATAGGATTATTTAAAAATCTATCATATAAACCAAGCGAATTTAATGTATATACATCATATGATGAAATACCAGAAGATACATTTGACTATGTATTTATCACAACAAAAACCACAGTAAATGAAAATGTATCAGAAAAATTAGATAAATACTGTGATATACTACATTCTAATGCTAAAATTATAATTTTCCAAAATGGATTTGGAAATGATGAATACTATCTTAGATATTTTAGCAAAAATCAAGTATTCTCAGCACGCGTAATAACAGGATTTATAAGACCTCAAAAAAATATAAGTGAAATAACAGTACATACAGCACCAATACTAATTGGATCACTTCAAAATGTAGAAATTAGTGATGATCTTAAAAAAATAGCTCAGATGATAAACAATTCAGGAATACCTGCTAGTACAACCGAGTGTGTTGAACAATACTTATTAGCTAAATTACTTTATAATTGTGCATTAAATCCACTAGGTGCACTTCTTGGTGTTTGTTATGGAAAGTTAACTGAAAATAAGTATACTGTTGATATTATGAATAATATTATTGATGAAATATTTAATGTAATTGAAAAATTAGGATATAAAACACTATGGGATGATGCTTCTTCATATCGTGAGGAGTTCTACTTGAAACTTGTTCCTGATACATATAATCATACCTCATCAATGCTTCAAGATTTTAATCGTAAACAACACACTGAAATTGATTCACTTACTGGTAAAATTATACAACTAGCAGATATTGCAGGTGTTGATGTTAAAACAAACAAAGTAATTTATGATCTTATTAAAACTCGTGAATTAAGCTTTGAAAAATAG
- a CDS encoding AAA domain-containing protein codes for MKKPNKILNHLKKQIQNEKKNNQIHAKITYIHENKIHVSLKNPTKIPKNTQIITHHIKGIITKNNHKNLEIKLTKPHKFRLHDKIIIKNIQNETITHKLEKIVSQIENNQLNEDNLETLQLLQTQINPEYDTNITYYNHKLNKNQNKAVKKALQTSKFHLIQGPPGCGKTYTIVNLIKQLHKNKKKILICSHTHIAVDNVVEKLENIADDDILRIGNKNKISQNNLKYTIDEHIKKAPEYSEIQKYKDKIEDIKSLTNKSSINNDPLIIDNNCESIFSRLFRKLLPTNNKTTNYINEVSYDENSIYELECKISNIENSLNDTIVRNVSIIATTVISASSFLIENVEFDYVIMDEASQVPLYLSLIALLKCEKFI; via the coding sequence ATGAAAAAACCAAATAAAATACTAAATCACTTAAAAAAACAAATACAAAATGAAAAGAAAAACAACCAAATACATGCTAAAATAACATATATACATGAAAATAAGATACATGTATCACTAAAAAATCCAACAAAGATTCCTAAAAATACACAAATAATAACACATCACATTAAAGGTATAATAACAAAAAATAACCATAAAAATCTTGAAATAAAACTAACAAAACCTCACAAGTTCAGATTACATGATAAAATTATAATAAAAAACATACAAAATGAAACCATAACACATAAACTTGAAAAAATAGTATCACAAATTGAAAATAATCAACTAAATGAAGATAATCTTGAAACATTACAACTACTACAAACACAAATAAATCCAGAATATGACACAAATATCACATATTATAATCATAAACTTAATAAAAATCAGAATAAAGCTGTTAAAAAAGCACTCCAAACATCAAAATTTCATCTAATACAAGGACCACCAGGATGTGGAAAAACATATACAATAGTAAATCTCATAAAACAACTTCATAAAAACAAAAAGAAAATACTAATATGTTCACATACACATATAGCAGTTGATAATGTAGTTGAAAAACTAGAAAACATAGCAGATGATGATATTTTAAGAATTGGTAATAAAAATAAAATCAGCCAAAATAACTTAAAATATACAATAGATGAACATATTAAAAAAGCACCAGAATATAGTGAAATACAAAAATATAAAGATAAAATAGAAGATATTAAAAGTCTTACAAATAAATCTTCTATAAATAATGATCCACTTATCATTGATAATAATTGTGAGTCTATATTTTCACGTTTATTTAGAAAATTACTCCCAACAAATAATAAGACAACTAATTATATTAATGAAGTAAGTTATGATGAAAATAGTATTTATGAACTTGAATGTAAGATTAGTAATATAGAAAATTCATTAAATGATACAATAGTTAGAAATGTTTCAATTATTGCAACGACTGTAATATCAGCATCAAGTTTTCTCATTGAAAATGTTGAATTTGATTATGTTATAATGGATGAAGCAAGTCAAGTTCCTCTTTATTTATCATTAATTGCTCTTTTAAAATGTGAGAAGTTTATTTAA
- a CDS encoding O-acetylhomoserine aminocarboxypropyltransferase/cysteine synthase family protein, with protein MAYEIKNKKNIATIGLHVGQEETDETGSRVTPIYQTTSYVFDNATQAANRFALKEGGNIYTRLTNPTTEAFEKRMAAIEDGTAAYETASGMAAIFYAIINLTEVGDNIVSSSSLYGGTVELFENTLKNMGREVKFVDGDKPEEFKEAIDEKTKALYVESIGNPQLHIPDFEKLADIAHSNGIPLVVDNTIGVGTIRPFDHGADIIASSATKYIGGHGTTLGGIIIEKGDFPWDNGKFPSLVEPDETYNGLSFYETFGPAAFTTRIRAVLGRDTGAVPSPFGSFLLLQGLETLDLRVTQHGKNAQAVAEFLEDNPKVAWVNYSGLKSSPNHEIASKYVEKGYSGMVSFGLKAGYAGAVKFIENVELLSHLANVGDAKSLIVHPASTTHSQLTEEQQIASGVTPDLIRFSVGIEDLEDILADVKQALDKID; from the coding sequence ATGGCATATGAAATAAAAAATAAAAAAAATATAGCAACAATAGGACTACACGTAGGACAAGAAGAAACAGATGAAACAGGATCAAGAGTAACACCAATATATCAAACCACATCATACGTCTTTGATAATGCAACACAAGCAGCAAACAGATTTGCACTAAAAGAAGGCGGAAACATATACACAAGACTTACAAACCCAACAACCGAAGCATTCGAAAAAAGAATGGCAGCAATAGAAGATGGAACTGCAGCATATGAAACAGCATCAGGAATGGCAGCAATATTCTATGCAATAATAAACCTAACAGAAGTAGGAGATAACATAGTATCATCCTCAAGTCTATATGGAGGAACAGTAGAACTCTTTGAAAACACACTTAAAAACATGGGTCGTGAAGTAAAATTTGTAGATGGAGATAAACCAGAAGAATTCAAAGAAGCAATAGATGAAAAAACAAAAGCACTATATGTTGAATCAATAGGAAACCCACAACTACACATACCAGACTTTGAAAAACTCGCAGACATAGCACACTCAAATGGCATACCACTAGTTGTAGATAACACAATAGGTGTTGGAACAATAAGACCATTTGATCATGGAGCAGATATTATAGCAAGCTCTGCAACAAAATACATTGGAGGACATGGAACAACACTAGGTGGAATAATCATTGAAAAAGGAGACTTCCCATGGGATAATGGAAAATTCCCATCACTTGTAGAACCTGATGAAACATATAATGGACTATCATTTTATGAAACATTTGGTCCTGCAGCATTCACAACAAGAATAAGAGCAGTACTAGGACGTGACACAGGAGCTGTACCAAGCCCATTTGGATCATTCCTATTATTACAAGGACTTGAAACATTAGATTTACGTGTAACACAACATGGAAAAAATGCACAAGCAGTAGCAGAGTTTTTAGAAGATAATCCAAAAGTTGCATGGGTAAACTACTCAGGACTTAAAAGTAGTCCAAATCATGAAATAGCATCAAAATATGTAGAAAAAGGATACAGTGGAATGGTATCATTCGGACTAAAAGCAGGATATGCAGGTGCTGTAAAATTCATAGAAAATGTAGAACTACTCTCACATCTTGCAAATGTAGGAGATGCAAAATCACTAATCGTACACCCAGCATCAACAACACACTCACAACTAACTGAAGAACAACAAATAGCATCAGGTGTAACACCAGATCTAATAAGATTCTCAGTAGGAATAGAAGATTTAGAAGACATCCTAGCAGATGTAAAACAAGCACTAGATAAAATAGACTAG